The following are from one region of the Amia ocellicauda isolate fAmiCal2 chromosome 1, fAmiCal2.hap1, whole genome shotgun sequence genome:
- the cgref1 gene encoding cell growth regulator with EF hand domain protein 1 isoform X2 — translation MSRKRLQRGRPRLRGRGWGLMAALMAVLVFLSQRGQCAPQGSSRSDAQPEAPASTGTLENPFGTGDEERRLLQSYILDRLKEGQGSPDHMTREQEIFYLYSLHDYDKSGQLDGLELMALLSDFLSHQDPAQQSAESVISTVDVLLQTQDLNQDGLLDPSELLSPASERHAAPLDVDEQAQAPETGMDADTGAPEEQGAQEPPSPQAKNEEEESVPQEEPQPHLEAPEPPGTNHDSQFQQQLELQNPDGEVLEQHHEQPAHQGQSEM, via the exons ATGAGTAGAAAACGGCTTCAGCGCG GCCGGCCGAGGCTCCGCGGACGCGGGTGGGGGCTGATGGCCGCGCTGATGGCGGTGCTGGTGTTTCTCTCACAGCGGGGCCAGTGCGCACCCCAGGGCTCCAGCAG GTCAGATGCCCAGCCTGAAGCCCCTGCCTCCACTGGGACATTGGAAAACCCCTTTGGCACCGGGGATGAGGAGCGCAG GCTGCTGCAGAGCTACATCCTGGACCGACTGAAGGAAGGACAAGGGAGCCCCGATCACATGACAAGGGAGCAAG AGATCTTCTACCTGTACTCTCTCCACGACTATGACAAAAGCGGGCAGCTGGACGGGCTGGAGCTGATGGCCCTGCTTTCTGACTTCCTGTCCCATCAGGACCCAGCACAGCAGTCAGCAGAGTCT GTGATCTCGACGGTGGACGTCCTCCTTCAGACTCAGGACCTCAATCAGGATGGGCTGCTGGACCCCTCGGAGCTGCTGTCCCCCGCCTCTGAGCGCCACGCAGCCCCTCTGGATGTCGACGAGCAGGCGCAGGCACCGGAGACGGGCATGGATGCTGACACGGGGGCACCGGAGGAACAGGGAGCCCAGGAGCCGCCCTCCCCACAAGCCAAgaatgaggaggaggagagtgTCCCACAAGAGGAGCCCCAGCCTCACCTTGAAGCTCCAGAACCACCAGGTACCAACCATGACAGCCAATTTCAACAACAGCTGGAGCTCCAGAACCCAGATGGTGAGGTTCTAGAACAGCACCACGAGCAGCCTGCGCATCAGGGCCAGTCTGAGATGTGA
- the LOC136740894 gene encoding protein ABHD1 isoform X1 has product MWAMSVMQVIHDEVFELCTDYLSRPYALGLAAVSAFVYYLWGSQGQMPVLVCSDGFRVFLEQHCPVVAERFIPTPWCWGGRVQTLARVLIKSSPSVSYRNELIRTVDGGQISLDWVDNVDSVSYPDSISRPTVLLLPGLTGNSRQTYVLHAVRQATRRGYRAVVFNNRGFGGEDLLTPLTFSAADTSDLEHVVLHVREKFPQAPLLGAGVSLGGMLLLNYLARKGSEAGLLAGLTMSVSWDTLESCASLEQPINRLLFNRHLTGNLRRTITRHRKMLESVVDVDHVLQSRTLREFDERYTSVMFGYKTCQDYYRDASPCYKLPRTTIPVLCLNAADDPFSPEHTIPMAEAQRLPNVALLVTARGGHIGFLEGLFPRGEGYMDRLFGQFVQAVFEHPQDLRGACGITDDPTDTQTD; this is encoded by the exons ATGTGGGCCATGTCGGTCATGCAAGTTATCCACGATGAAGTGTTTGAACTGTGTACGGACTACCTGAGCAGGCCCTATGCGCTGGGCCTGGCCGCTGTCTCGGCCTTCGTGTACTACCTGTGGGGCTCTCAGGGGCAG ATGCCTGTGTTGGTGTGCAGCGATGGCTTCCGGGTGTTCCTGGAGCAGCACTGCCCTGTGGTGGCTGAGCGCTTCATTCCCACACCCTGGTGCTGGGGTGGCCGTGTGCAGACGCTGGCTCGCGTCCTCATCAAATCCAGCCCTTCCGTCTCCTACAGGAA TGAGCTGATCAGGACAGTGGATGGGGGTCAGATCTCCCTGGACTGGGTGGATAATGTGGACAGTGTTTCGTACCCAGACAGCATATCGCGGCCCACAGTGCTGCTGCTCCCCGGACTGACAGGGAACAGCCGGCAGACCTATGTCCTGCATGCAGTCAGACAGGCCACGCGCAGAGGGTACAG agCTGTGGTGTTTAATAACAGAGGCTTTGGGGGTGAAGACTTACTG ACTCCCCTCACATTCTCTGCGGCAGACACCTCGGACCTGGAGCACGTGGTTCTCCACGTCCGAGAGAAGTTCCCACAAGCGCCGCTGCTGGGGGCCGGCGTCTCTCTGGGAGG catgcTGCTGCTGAACTATCTTGCCCGAAAGGGTAGTGAGGCAGGGTTGCTGGCAGGGCTCACCATGTCTGTGAGCTGGGACACGCTGGAGTCCTGTGCCTCGCTGGAGCAACCAATCAACAGACTGCTCTTCAACCGCCACCTCACCGGAAACCTGCGCAGGACGATCACCAG GCACAGGAAGATGCTGGAGTCGGTGGTAGATGTGGACCACGTCCTGCAG TCCCGTACGCTCCGCGAGTTCGATGAGCGCTACACCTCTGTGATGTTCGGCTACAAGACCTGCCAGGACTACTACCGGGACGCCAGCCCCTGCTACAAACTACCTCGCACCACCATCCCTGTGCTGTGCCTGAATGCAGCGGACGATCCCTTCTCTCCAGAGCACA CTATCCCAATGGCAGAGGCCCAACGCCTGCCCAACGTGGCCCTGCTGGTGACAGCACGTGGTGGACACATCGGTTTTCTGGAGGGCCTTTTCCCACGCGGAGAGGGGTACATGGACCGGCTCTTTGGGCAATTTGTTCAGGCAGTGTTCGAACACCCCCAGGATCTCAGGGGCGCCTGTGGGATCACTGATGACCCCACTgatacacagactgactga
- the LOC136740894 gene encoding phospholipase ABHD3 isoform X2, translating to MFLVKMPVLVCSDGFRVFLEQHCPVVAERFIPTPWCWGGRVQTLARVLIKSSPSVSYRNELIRTVDGGQISLDWVDNVDSVSYPDSISRPTVLLLPGLTGNSRQTYVLHAVRQATRRGYRAVVFNNRGFGGEDLLTPLTFSAADTSDLEHVVLHVREKFPQAPLLGAGVSLGGMLLLNYLARKGSEAGLLAGLTMSVSWDTLESCASLEQPINRLLFNRHLTGNLRRTITRHRKMLESVVDVDHVLQSRTLREFDERYTSVMFGYKTCQDYYRDASPCYKLPRTTIPVLCLNAADDPFSPEHTIPMAEAQRLPNVALLVTARGGHIGFLEGLFPRGEGYMDRLFGQFVQAVFEHPQDLRGACGITDDPTDTQTD from the exons ATGTTTCTTGTAAAG ATGCCTGTGTTGGTGTGCAGCGATGGCTTCCGGGTGTTCCTGGAGCAGCACTGCCCTGTGGTGGCTGAGCGCTTCATTCCCACACCCTGGTGCTGGGGTGGCCGTGTGCAGACGCTGGCTCGCGTCCTCATCAAATCCAGCCCTTCCGTCTCCTACAGGAA TGAGCTGATCAGGACAGTGGATGGGGGTCAGATCTCCCTGGACTGGGTGGATAATGTGGACAGTGTTTCGTACCCAGACAGCATATCGCGGCCCACAGTGCTGCTGCTCCCCGGACTGACAGGGAACAGCCGGCAGACCTATGTCCTGCATGCAGTCAGACAGGCCACGCGCAGAGGGTACAG agCTGTGGTGTTTAATAACAGAGGCTTTGGGGGTGAAGACTTACTG ACTCCCCTCACATTCTCTGCGGCAGACACCTCGGACCTGGAGCACGTGGTTCTCCACGTCCGAGAGAAGTTCCCACAAGCGCCGCTGCTGGGGGCCGGCGTCTCTCTGGGAGG catgcTGCTGCTGAACTATCTTGCCCGAAAGGGTAGTGAGGCAGGGTTGCTGGCAGGGCTCACCATGTCTGTGAGCTGGGACACGCTGGAGTCCTGTGCCTCGCTGGAGCAACCAATCAACAGACTGCTCTTCAACCGCCACCTCACCGGAAACCTGCGCAGGACGATCACCAG GCACAGGAAGATGCTGGAGTCGGTGGTAGATGTGGACCACGTCCTGCAG TCCCGTACGCTCCGCGAGTTCGATGAGCGCTACACCTCTGTGATGTTCGGCTACAAGACCTGCCAGGACTACTACCGGGACGCCAGCCCCTGCTACAAACTACCTCGCACCACCATCCCTGTGCTGTGCCTGAATGCAGCGGACGATCCCTTCTCTCCAGAGCACA CTATCCCAATGGCAGAGGCCCAACGCCTGCCCAACGTGGCCCTGCTGGTGACAGCACGTGGTGGACACATCGGTTTTCTGGAGGGCCTTTTCCCACGCGGAGAGGGGTACATGGACCGGCTCTTTGGGCAATTTGTTCAGGCAGTGTTCGAACACCCCCAGGATCTCAGGGGCGCCTGTGGGATCACTGATGACCCCACTgatacacagactgactga
- the prkg3 gene encoding cGMP-dependent protein kinase 1 — protein sequence MEVQLRDLRLQLERQGLLNKDLQIQKAELEKRLQEREQLVQDLQSRVEQLERQQERPSTDSEPQARKSRTAAIAPEPLPEDCLLSEPGIHKTTSESRQILKAIALNDFLSRLEEEQVSMMVECLCAEQCSQGEAVILEGQEGNAMYIVADGELEVSQAGRYLRTLTPGDVFGELAILYNCKRTATVTALTNVRLWSIDRQTYRTIMTNKSKHKREQVMGFLKTAKTLKDLSDTQLSKIIDSMEECKFQDNEVIVREGAEGNTFYIILKGEVQVTKKVNGQEKALRLMGKGEHFGELALMREILRTATCTAVGPVTCISIDKEVFEETIPFENLELPDDSEVFEIPVVPERKRLSTTLRLQDLVPVLYQEGRFHGDPVTLGLGGFGRVELVTNLEHGQYFALKRVSKRHIVAKKQEEHIKLEKRLLQEIQSNFIVRLHAAFKDTRYIYMLLEFCCGGELWTKLREIGRFEEPIAVFCAACVVEAFAYLHKKGIVYRDLKPENLMLDKHGYVKLVDFGFAKVLSRGQKTYSFCGTPEYLAPEILQNEGHDFAADFWSLGILVYELLTGSPPFSSSDPQRIYSKILDGVLKFPHFLSEGARSLVSKLCRQRPGQRLGNTKNGIKDVRNHRWFGSINWLKLRAGQLEAPTMCLIRKGPSYINFDRFPPDTTLEDEDLSGWDDDF from the exons ATGGAGGTGCAGCTGCGGGACCTGAGGCTACAGCTGGAGAGACAGGGTCTGCTGAACAAGGACCTACAGATCCAGAAGGCGGAGCTGG AGAAGCGgctgcaggagagggagcagctgGTGCAGGATCTGCAGAGTCGTGTGGAGCAGCTGG AGCGTCAACAGGAGCGCCCCAGTACGGACAGCGAGCCACAGGCCAGGAAGAGCCGGACAGCAGCCATCGCCCCCGAGCCGCTGCCTGAGGACTGCCTACTCTCAGAGCCTGGAATCCACAAGACCACCAG CGAGAGCAGGCAGATTCTGAAGGCGATTGCTTTGAATGACTTCCTGAGCCGGCTGGAGGAGGAGCAGGTGTCCATGATGGTGGAGTGTCTGTGTGCTGAGCAGTGCAGTCAGGGCGAGGCTGTCATCCTGGAGGGGCAGGAGGGCAACGCCATGTACATCGTAGCAG ATGGAGAGTTGGAAGTGTCCCAGGCTGGGCGCTACTTGCGAACTCTGACCCCCGGGGATGTCTTCGGAGAGCTGGCCATCCTGTACAACTGCAAACGCACCGCCACTGTGACAG cgcTCACCAATGTGCGGCTGTGGAGCATCGACCGGCAGACCTACCGCACCATCATGACCAACAAGTCCAAGCACAAGCGGGAGCAGGTCATGGGCTTCCTAAAGAC CGCCAAGACCCTGAAGGACCTCAGTGACACTCAGCTCTCAAAAATCATCGACTCCATGGAGGAG TGTAAGTTCCAGGATAACGAGGTAATTGTGCGCGAGGGAGCAGAGGGCAACACGTTCTACATCATCCTGAAAGGAGAG gtaCAGGTGACTAAGAAGGTGAACGGGCAGGAGAAGGCTCTGCGGCTCATGGGGAAGGGGGAGCACTTTGGGGAGCTGGCCCTGATGCG TGAAATCCTGCGAACGGCAACGTGCACCGCAGTGGGACCGGTCACTTGCATCTCCATCGACAAGGA GGTTTTTGAAGAAACTATTCCATTTGAAAATCTGGAACTGCCTGATGA CTCGGAGGTCTTTGAAATCCCAGTGGTGCCAGAGAGAAAGAG gctgagcaCTACACTGCGACTACAGGACCTTGTACCCGTGCTGTACCAAGAAGGGCGCTTCCATGGTGACCCGGTGACTCTAGGCTTGGGGGGGTTCGGACGCGTGGAGCTG GTGACAAATCTCGAGCACGGCCAGTATTTCGCCCTAAAGCGAGTCAGCAAGAGACACATTGTGGCCAAGAAACAGGAGGAGCACATCAAACTGGAGAAGCGCCTCTTGCAGGAGATCCAGAGCAACTTCATTGTGAG ACTCCATGCTGCCTTCAAGGACACCAGGTACATCTACATGCTCCTGGAGTTCTGCTGTGGCGGGGAGCTCTGGACCAAACTCAGAGAAAT CGGGCGCTTCGAGGAGCCCATCGCGGTTTTTTGTGCAGCCTGTGTGGTGGAGGCCTTCGCTTATCTCCACAAGAAGGGGATTGTGTATCGGGACCTGAAGCCGGAGAATCTGATGCTGGACAAACACGGCTATGTGAAGCTG GTGGACTTTGGGTTTGCAAAGGTGCTGTCCCGAGGGCAGAAGACGTACTCCTTCTGCGGCACTCCTGAGTACCTGGCCCCTGAGATCCTTCAGAATGAGGGCCATGACTTTGCAGCTGATTTCTGGTCCCTGGGGATCCTGGTCTATGAGCTGCTAACGGGCAG TCCCCCCTTTAGCAGCTCAGACCCCCAGAGGATCTACAGTAAGATTCTGGATGGGGTCCTGAAATTCCCCCACTTCCTGAGTGAGGGCGCCCGCTCTCTGGTCAGCAAGCTGTGCAG GCAGCGCCCGGGTCAAAGGTTAGGAAACACCAAGAACGGGATCAAGGATGTGCGGAACCACAG GTGGTTTGGCAGCATCAACTGGCTGAAGCTGAGGGCCGGGCAGCTGGAAGCGCCCACCATGTGTCTCATCCGCAAG GGTCCCTCGTACATAAACTTTGACCGGTTCCCTCCAGACACAACGCTGGAGGACGAGGACCTATCCGGCTGGGATGATGATTTCTGA
- the cgref1 gene encoding cell growth regulator with EF hand domain protein 1 isoform X1 — protein MGQAHCAGGRPRLRGRGWGLMAALMAVLVFLSQRGQCAPQGSSRSDAQPEAPASTGTLENPFGTGDEERRLLQSYILDRLKEGQGSPDHMTREQEIFYLYSLHDYDKSGQLDGLELMALLSDFLSHQDPAQQSAESVISTVDVLLQTQDLNQDGLLDPSELLSPASERHAAPLDVDEQAQAPETGMDADTGAPEEQGAQEPPSPQAKNEEEESVPQEEPQPHLEAPEPPGTNHDSQFQQQLELQNPDGEVLEQHHEQPAHQGQSEM, from the exons ATGGGACAGGCGCACTGTGCGGGAG GCCGGCCGAGGCTCCGCGGACGCGGGTGGGGGCTGATGGCCGCGCTGATGGCGGTGCTGGTGTTTCTCTCACAGCGGGGCCAGTGCGCACCCCAGGGCTCCAGCAG GTCAGATGCCCAGCCTGAAGCCCCTGCCTCCACTGGGACATTGGAAAACCCCTTTGGCACCGGGGATGAGGAGCGCAG GCTGCTGCAGAGCTACATCCTGGACCGACTGAAGGAAGGACAAGGGAGCCCCGATCACATGACAAGGGAGCAAG AGATCTTCTACCTGTACTCTCTCCACGACTATGACAAAAGCGGGCAGCTGGACGGGCTGGAGCTGATGGCCCTGCTTTCTGACTTCCTGTCCCATCAGGACCCAGCACAGCAGTCAGCAGAGTCT GTGATCTCGACGGTGGACGTCCTCCTTCAGACTCAGGACCTCAATCAGGATGGGCTGCTGGACCCCTCGGAGCTGCTGTCCCCCGCCTCTGAGCGCCACGCAGCCCCTCTGGATGTCGACGAGCAGGCGCAGGCACCGGAGACGGGCATGGATGCTGACACGGGGGCACCGGAGGAACAGGGAGCCCAGGAGCCGCCCTCCCCACAAGCCAAgaatgaggaggaggagagtgTCCCACAAGAGGAGCCCCAGCCTCACCTTGAAGCTCCAGAACCACCAGGTACCAACCATGACAGCCAATTTCAACAACAGCTGGAGCTCCAGAACCCAGATGGTGAGGTTCTAGAACAGCACCACGAGCAGCCTGCGCATCAGGGCCAGTCTGAGATGTGA